A genomic window from Quercus lobata isolate SW786 chromosome 10, ValleyOak3.0 Primary Assembly, whole genome shotgun sequence includes:
- the LOC115962800 gene encoding germin-like protein subfamily 1 member 14 — protein sequence MRKAYLLTVALFALAFSLASASDPSPLQDFCVALKDYSDKSAVFVNGKFCKDPKLVTADDFYFCGLNIPRNTYNKVGSNVTNVNVDTFPGLNTLGISLARIDFAPYGQNPPHTHPRGTEILVVLEGTLFVGFVTSNTDNRLFTKTLNKGDVFVFPVGLIHFQVNVGKTNAIAISGLSSQNAGAITIANAVFGSNPPINPDVLTKAFQLDKKVVKYLQKEF from the exons ATGAGGAAAGCTTACCTTCTAACTGTTGCCCTCTTCGCCTTGGCATTTTCTCTTGCCTCTGCCTCTGACCCCTCTCCCCTGCAGGACTTCTGTGTTGCACTTAAGGACTACTCCGACAAGTCAGCTG TATTTGTTAATGGAAAGTTCTGCAAGGATCCAAAGCTTGTCACAGCTGATGATTTCTACTTTTGTGGATTGAACATTCCTAGGAACACATATAATAAAGTTGGGTCCAACGTCACTAATGTGAACGTGGACACATTTCCAGGCCTCAATACTCTTGGCATATCCCTTGCTCGAATCGACTTTGCACCATATGGACAAAATCCTCCCCACACTCACCCTCGCGGCACTGAAATCCTAGTAGTCTTGGAGGGTACTCTCTTCGTTGGTTTTGTAACATCCAACACTGATAATCGCCTCTTCACCAAAACCCTAAACAAAGGGGATGTCTTTGTCTTTCCTGTTGGTCTCATTCACTTTCAAGTCAATGTGGGAAAGACCAATGCAATTGCCATTTCTGGTTTAAGCAGCCAAAATGCAGGCGCAATCACAATAGCAAATGCTGTTTTTGGATCCAATCCTCCCATTAATCCTGACGTTTTGACCAAAGCCTTCCAACTCGA
- the LOC115964854 gene encoding major pollen allergen Ole e 10-like — translation PSIGQCVQALGPSPTPGNATGPSSSGGVPEGNTTTSTSTWCVPKSDASDEALQANIDYVCSTGVDCKPIQDGGPCFNPNTVRSHASYAMNAYYQTSGHHQFDCDFNNTGVISYTDPSYEACTYSFQAKKLESSFAGGSLKRCSLVKIFVVLVCYMILHSFTF, via the exons CCGTCAATTGGTCAATGTGTACAGGCACTGGGTCCCAGTCCTACACCTGGTAATGCAACAGGGCCATCATCATCAGGTGGTGTTCCGGAGGGGAATACTACAACATCTACATCAACATGGTGTGTGCCCAAATCAGACGCTAGCGATGAGGCTCTCCAAGCGAACATAGACTACGTGTGTAGCACAGGAGTGGACTGTAAGCCAATACAAGATGGTGGGCCCTGCTTTAATCCAAACACTGTGAGATCACACGCTTCCTACGCTATGAATGCTTACTATCAAACCTCTGGTCACCATCAATTCGACTGTGATTTCAACAACACCGGTGTTATCTCCTACACTGACCCCA GTTATGAAGCTTGTACGTACAGTTTCCAAGCGAAAAAGTTGGAGAGCTCGTTTGCTGGAGGCTCGTTGAAACGTTGTTCATTGgtaaaaatatttgttgtaTTAGTTTGCTATATGATACTACACTCTTTTACTTTCTAA